In Bacteroidales bacterium, a single genomic region encodes these proteins:
- a CDS encoding 2,3-bisphosphoglycerate-independent phosphoglycerate mutase, which translates to MKNSKTLLMILDGWGIGDGSKSDVISQVPTPNLTYYKNKYPNSRLHASGEDVGLPDGQMGNSEVGHLNIGAGRVIYQDLVKINKECKTGEIKKNKVLVDAFSYARDKNKQVHFLGLMSDGGVHSLDKHLYYLCDMTMDYGLKNVFIHAFGDGRDTDPRSGVGYMTSLVEHLKKSNGRVASFIGRYYAMDRDKRWERVKEAYDLIVSGIGEKTQNVLDAMQKSYDAGVTDEFMKGIVVTDKSGNAIGNVKEGDVIVFINFRNDRAKELTIALTQKDMPENGMKTMPLYYCTMTPYDATFKGLHIIYPKENADNTIGEVLAAAGKHQLRIAETEKYAHVTFFFSGGREEKFQNEERIMIPSPKVATYDLQPEMSAYGVKDAVIKEIETGRFDFICLNFANGDMVGHTGVYEAIEKAVKTVDECAGAVIKAAQGNGYDVLIIADHGNADMAVNPDGSPNTAHSLNPVPSILVSDHYKKINEGILADVAPTLLTIMGVAIPKDMTGNVLV; encoded by the coding sequence ATGAAGAACAGTAAAACACTTTTGATGATACTCGATGGATGGGGAATCGGCGACGGTTCAAAATCAGATGTCATAAGCCAGGTACCAACCCCTAACCTTACATATTATAAGAATAAGTATCCTAATTCAAGACTGCACGCCTCCGGAGAAGATGTTGGTTTGCCCGATGGTCAGATGGGTAATTCAGAGGTTGGTCACCTTAACATTGGTGCCGGCAGGGTAATCTATCAGGATCTCGTTAAGATTAACAAAGAGTGTAAAACAGGAGAGATAAAGAAGAATAAAGTTCTTGTTGATGCATTTTCTTACGCACGTGATAAGAATAAACAAGTTCATTTTCTTGGACTTATGTCAGATGGCGGAGTTCATTCTCTGGATAAACACCTCTACTATCTTTGCGATATGACAATGGATTACGGATTGAAAAATGTTTTTATTCATGCCTTCGGTGATGGAAGGGATACCGATCCGAGAAGCGGAGTCGGATATATGACAAGTCTGGTTGAACATCTTAAGAAATCAAATGGCAGAGTAGCATCATTTATCGGCAGATATTATGCGATGGACCGCGACAAGAGATGGGAGAGAGTCAAAGAGGCTTATGATCTGATTGTGAGTGGTATTGGTGAGAAAACACAGAATGTTCTGGACGCAATGCAGAAATCATACGATGCAGGTGTAACTGACGAATTCATGAAGGGGATTGTCGTAACTGACAAGAGCGGAAATGCAATCGGCAATGTGAAAGAGGGTGATGTTATTGTATTTATTAATTTCAGGAATGACAGGGCCAAGGAGCTCACTATTGCTCTGACCCAGAAAGATATGCCAGAAAATGGCATGAAAACAATGCCTCTTTATTATTGTACAATGACACCGTATGATGCAACATTCAAAGGTCTGCATATTATATATCCCAAAGAAAATGCGGATAATACAATAGGAGAGGTGCTAGCAGCAGCAGGGAAACATCAGCTCAGAATAGCCGAGACTGAAAAATATGCTCATGTCACATTCTTTTTCTCCGGCGGAAGGGAAGAAAAGTTCCAGAATGAAGAGAGGATTATGATACCCTCTCCAAAAGTAGCAACCTATGATCTGCAGCCTGAGATGAGCGCATACGGAGTTAAAGATGCAGTAATTAAAGAAATTGAAACCGGCAGGTTCGATTTCATCTGTCTTAATTTTGCTAATGGTGACATGGTTGGTCATACAGGTGTTTATGAGGCAATTGAGAAGGCTGTAAAGACTGTCGATGAATGTGCAGGTGCAGTTATCAAAGCAGCCCAGGGAAATGGATATGATGTGCTGATTATTGCGGATCACGGTAATGCAGATATGGCTGTGAATCCCGACGGATCACCCAATACAGCTCATTCGCTTAATCCTGTTCCATCGATACTTGTCAGCGATCATTATAAAAAGATAAATGAAGGGATCCTTGCGGACGTTGCGCCTACATTACTCACAATAATGGGAGTGGCAATACCGAAGGATATGACCGGAAACGTATTGGTTTAG
- a CDS encoding DUF3109 family protein, with protein MLRIDDTIFSFDILEKKFRCNLPLCLGNCCRYGDSGAPLSASEAHILEEIWTEVKPYLRPEGIAEIEKQGKSITDFENERVTPLIANEECAYTLINNGIYMCGIEKAWADGKIDFRKPLSCHLFPARVKYYSDFRAVNYQEIAICSGGRSTGIEEGVYVYEFLKEPLIRAFGEEMYNDLCIAAKELRKNKTLRE; from the coding sequence ATGCTTAGAATCGACGATACCATATTCAGTTTCGACATACTTGAAAAGAAATTCAGGTGTAACCTTCCGTTGTGTCTTGGCAACTGCTGCAGGTACGGCGATTCAGGAGCACCTCTAAGTGCTTCAGAAGCACATATTCTTGAAGAAATCTGGACTGAGGTTAAGCCATATCTGCGACCTGAGGGAATAGCAGAAATTGAAAAACAGGGTAAAAGCATAACCGATTTCGAAAATGAAAGGGTTACACCCCTGATCGCAAATGAAGAGTGCGCTTATACACTGATTAATAACGGAATATATATGTGCGGGATTGAGAAGGCATGGGCAGATGGAAAAATTGATTTCCGGAAACCATTGTCGTGTCACCTGTTTCCTGCCCGTGTAAAATATTACTCTGATTTCAGGGCTGTAAATTACCAGGAGATAGCTATCTGCTCAGGTGGACGAAGTACAGGAATTGAAGAAGGCGTGTATGTGTATGAGTTTCTTAAAGAGCCGTTAATAAGGGCATTCGGAGAAGAGATGTATAACGATTTGTGTATTGCAGCTAAGGAATTAAGAAAAAATAAGACTCTAAGGGAATAA